A region of the Methanobrevibacter ruminantium M1 genome:
CGTTGACACTTGGAAAAAGAGAGGAATTGGTATTTATAAAATAGAAAATCAAATAGAAGGATTTAATCCGGTTAAAGAAGAAAAAACAGTTTCTTATCGCAGTGAAGTTTTTGTTGATTATGAATTGGAATTGTTTAATAAGGAATATTTTTATAGGTTTTAAAACTAATTTAGATGGAATTTATTAAATTATTTAAATTTTAATTGTTTATTGAATTGTATTTATTTAAATTTTTTAAATTTTTATCGTTTATTGACATATTTATTAAATTATTTAAATTTTTATCCTTTATTGGATTGTATTTATTAAGAGTTTATTAAACAGATCTTTATCTTTAGAGGAATTATTATGGGATTTAAAGATTTAATCTCAAAATTGAATGAAAAAAATCATTTTGAAAAGGTTTGCATAGATCAAACTGTAATTGATTCAATCATTTATTATTCAAAGAAATCATATCCTGATGAGTTTTTAGCCATGTTTGACGGTTTTGTTAAGAACGAAGTTCTTTATATCAGTGGCTTAATCTTTTTAGGAGGTGAACGTTCTCATACAAGCGCTAGCTTTAATGATTGGCTGCTTCCACCTGATCAAAAGAAATGGGGAACTGTACATTCACACCCTGGTTTAAATGCAAGGCCTTCTGGCGCTGATTTGACAACATTCTCAAAATATGGTTCTTTTCATATTATTCTTTGTGAGCCTTATTCTCTTGAAACTATGATGGCTTATGATTCTTATGGGAATATGAGAGGCTTTGAAGTTGGCAATTTTGTTGATGGTAAGGATGATGAAATCTATAAAGACCTTGAGGAATTAAGAAAAGAAATAGAAGAAGAGGACGGAGAGCTCACTCCATCTATATTTGACCTAGATCAAGACTTGTCCTTTTTTGATAGCGAAGAGGTAAAAACCAATAAGTATTCTCATGAATTAGAGGATGAATTTGGGAATTTAGCCTTAGATAATGATGGCTCTAATGATTTCGATTCAAATAATTTTTCTGAGGATATCAATTCAAATAATCCAAATTCAAATGACTTCACTTCAAACCGCTTTTATCCATCAAGAAATGTCTCAGATGAAGATTTAGGTTCTATTGACTTAAATCCGCAGGTTATTAGAATAGGTGGAGAAAAAGTAAATGGTCAAAGCCCTAAATTAGGCATTATCATTGAATTTAGGGACGGGAAACCTATTTTAAAAAGTTATACTGTGGATTCTCAAGAAAATGAAGATTCTCAAGAAAAAGAGGATTCTGATAAATAATAATTCTTTGATGGGTTTAAAATTAGACTCAATAATTTTTAAAAAGAATTATTTTCTTTAATTTTGCTTATTTTTTAAAAAAAGAAAAGAAGATTAAAACTCTTGATTATATCAAGAATTTTAATAATTAATTTTTAATTGCTTATTTTTAATTTTATTTTATTTTATTTATTTTATTTACAATCTGTCTATAATTTAAGACAGGTTGCATCACTAACATTGTCTAAGTCTTTGATTTTCTTAACAGCTTCTTTAGAAGGTCTTTCATCTAATGTAAGAATCATGATGGCTTCTCCACCAGTTGAATCTCTTCCTACTTGCATGATACCAATGTTAATGTTTTCTTCACCGAATTTAGTTCCTATTGCACCAATGCTTCCAGGAATGTCTTTGTATTTGGCAATGAACATGTTTCCTTCAGGTTTTACATCTACCCAGTATCCATTTACCTTTATGATTTTAGCTTCGTGGAGGTAGGTACCTTCAGCAGACATTTGTCCTTCCTTGGTTTTTGCTGCAACTTTAATTAAGGTGTCATATCCTTCGCTGTCATCACTTACTGCTTCTGTAATGCTGATTCCTCTTGCTTTAGCAACGGTGGTAGCGTTTACTGCATTCACTGCAGTTTCAGTGACAGGGTTTAAAATTCCTTGCAAGATGGTTCTAGTGAATAGGTCTTTGCTAGGGAGCTTGTTGATTTCACCTTTGTAGGTGATTTCCAATTTGTTGATTGGGCTGCTTGTAGCTTGGGTGATAAAGCTTCCTAATTTTTCACAGAGTTCTAAGTAATCATTGGTTTCTTCAAATTCGCTGTTGTTCATGCGAGGCATATTTATGATGTTTTTAGGCATGCCTCCTTTAAATAAGGTGATTACTTCATTTGCTACAATGATTGCTGCATCCCTTTGAGCTTCTTTGGTTGATGCTGCAATGTGAGGGGTACAGACGATATTGTCCAATTCGAATAATTTATTGTTGGTTGCAGGTTCCTTTTCATATACGTCTAAACCTGCTCCAAGGATTTCTCCGTTAACTAAAGCTTCGTATAATGCATCTTCATCAATGACTCCGCCACGTGCACAGTTGAATATGAGTGCGGTGTCTTTCATCATCTTGAACTGTTCTGTGGAGATTGAGTGTTCGGTTTCTGGAGTGAGTGGAACGTGGATGGTAATTATGTCTGCTCTGGTTAATACGTCTTCAATGTCTTCGTATAATTCCACTCCCATGTTTTTAGCAACTTCAGGAGGTAAATAAGGGTCGTATGCAATTGCATCCATTTCAAATGCCTTGCATCTGTTAACCACTTGAGAACCGATTCTTCCCATACCGATTACACCAAGAGTCTTGTTTCTAAGTTCCATACCCATAAATGCTTTTTTCTCCCATTTTCCAGCTTTAGTGGATTTATCAGCGATTGCTATCTTACGGATGGTGCTTAAGATCAATCCCATTGTGTGTTCAGCTACAGTGATTGAAGTGGATTCAGGTGCATTTACAACCATGATACCTTTTTTGGTAGCTGCATTTACATCTACATTGTCTACACCTACTCCTGCTCTTGCAATGATTTTAAGATTGTCTGCCTTTTCTATTACTTCAGCAGGCAATTTTGTTCTGCTTCTAATGAGGATAGCGTCATATTCTCCAATGGTTTCTAGTAATTCTTCAGGAGTGATGCTAGTATCTACAACAACATCACATACTTCTTTTAAATTTTCTATTCCTTTTTCGTTAATTGCATCTGCGACTAATGCTTTCATTATTTCACCATTCTTTAATTGAAATAAGTTTTTAAGTAAATTTAATTGTTAATCATTTTTTGATTCTTATCAAAACTATGATTCATAGTTTAATCTATATTTCAGATTCTTATCTACATTGGTTCATAGTTTGATAATTTGTAAAAATGTTTAAATGACATATGATATGATATGGCATTGACATATGATAAAAAATATGATTATGCATTATAAGGAACTTGGATGAAATTAAAATTGTATTTTTTCGGATTTGATTAAAACCAAGCACCTTATAATATATTAATTATATCTAACATTATATTTAAATAATTTGTAAACTAGCCTTTTTTTAATCAATTTTTTATTATAATTTTTAACTTTCATTTATTTAATAAATACCTTTTTAAGGGCCTAATTGTCCATATTTTGATTTTTTATTTTTTCTAATTAGAGAATTTTCCCATTGCTTTGTTTTTAATATTCAAATTAATTTAAAAAGATTTATATACTATATGCTTCCAATTATAAAAATAGTTATTATTCATAAAAGCCGAAATAATAATTAAAAAAATTGTGAGGTATTTAAAATGGTAAAATTTGAAGAATTCCCTATTTCCAGTGCAAATTATATTCCAGGTTATAAGGTAGTTGAAGAAAAAGGATTTGTATACGGTTTAACCGTACGTGCCCGTGGCCTTGGTGGAGACATTGGTGCAGGACTAAAAGGTATATTAGGTGGAGAAATTAAGCAATATGTTAAAATGATGGAAGAGTCCAGAGAAGAATCCATTGGCCGTTGCATTGAACATGCTAAGGAATTAGGTGCAAATGCAATCATTTCAGTTAGATTGGATTCAGACAGCATCTCCCAAAACATGCAAGAAGTTTTAGCATATGGAACTGCTGTTGTTATTGAAAAGGAATAAACTCAAGCTTTTTTGGCCTTCGGCCAAAAAACCTTGACCAAAATTCCACCTTTTACTGGCCTTCGGCCAGCAAAAGCTGGACCAAAATTTTTATCTCATTTTGCTTGAGATTTACTTTTTTTACTTCTCTTTTAACTCATTATTTTTTCTATTTTTTTGAATTTTTAGACATTTTTTTTATTTTTCATCAGTCTTTTATTTTTACTATTTTTCGATAAATTTAATAATTAATTCAATTAAATTCTTATTTAGGTTTAAGAATTTATCTTTGTAATTTTATTCATAATTTAATTAATCATTAAGTTTAGGTCGTGTTTATTATTTTTAATGAAGATTTGGAATTTAAAGGAAAAAATATATCTCGTGTGGTTTTAGGAAATGCTCCTTTTCTTGCAGATGCATATTTTGGTCATAGGACTCGTTTATATAATTTAGATCTTTTAAGAAATCCAAATAATGTAAGCAAAATCATAGAAAAGTCCTATGATTGTGGAGTGAGATCCATTAATCTTGCAAATAAGGAAAACCTACTTAAGGCATTTGGGATGGCTTGTGACAATGGAGTCGAGATGCAGGCAGTTTCCACCATTGGAAAGACAGAGATGGATTATGTAATCCCTGATTATGATGAGGCAAGGCGAGAGGCCACCTGGAAGGAGGACATTGAAAACTTGGCTCAGTTCGACAATTCCATAATGCTTGTAGATGAGTTTCTTATCGACTCCTATGATTGGGATTTTATCACTGATATATTGGATGCAATCAACGATACAGGTATTCCATCTGGAATAATCACTTCTTTTCCTTTTAAAACTTCTCTAGAGCTTATTGATTCACCATTACTTGAGGATAAAAACTTATTTGACTTTTATATGATTCCGGTAAACAAGTTAGGTTATATGATGGATGTTCCTCATTTTAAGTCTGACAAGCAGGAAGAGTTGAAGTTGATGCTTGATAAGATAGACAAAAAGATAATAATCAATAAGATATTGGCTGTTGGCATTCAAAGGCCTGAGGAAGCTTTCAATTTCCTTAATACCTTGGATTTTGCAGATATGGTTTCAGTTGGCATTGCATCAGAGAGGGAAGCTGAAGAGACCTTTGGTATTTTTAAGCAAAATTTAGATTTTTTTTAAAGAACATTTATGGAAAGTGTTTTAAATATCCTATTGTTATATTATATATTGTAGATATTTTTTAAATATTAAATTCAATATCATTTTAATTATCAATTTTTTAATTTTCAATTAAAATCTATTTTGTATTTATTTTTTTATTTTTTTAAGGTGAAAATATGGACTATTTAAAGAAGATTCCCGCTATTCGTTGGAAAGATGGAAAATACGAAGAAGTGGAAGAGAAAACAGTTAGCGATGAGAATATCTATTTTTATATTGATTTATTGCCTCCTCGTAAGTTTTCCACATATCCTGCAGATTTGGAGGACTTTGGTGTAGGGTATTGCTTAGGTGATGGTCTGGTAAACTCATACGATGATATTCTAAGCATTGATATTGACGGCAAGCATATAACAATCAAAACCAAGTTCAATCATGGCGCAGATGAGGATAATAAGGAAGCAGATGAAGAAAAGCCAGATGTGGATGCTGATGTTTTAGGCTATCAAAGCGTAATGTCTGACAGTGCAGGAGGATGGAGAAGCGAGCTTAAAAAGATTGAGCCAATCGAATCCGATCTAGTTGTAAATGCAAGTGAAATAATAGAGAATATGAAAAGGCTTACAGCTAAAGCAGAGATTTGGCAAGCCACTGGAAGTGTTCATGTTGCCCAATTGGTTTATGGTGACAAATTCATTACTCGTGAGGATGTAAGCAGACACGTTGCTGTTGATAAGGTAATTGGTGCAGCAGCTAAGGCAGGATTTGACCTATCAAAGTGTTATGTGACTTATAGTGGCAGAATGCCTGCAGATATGGTTATAAAGATGGTTAGAGTAGGTGTTCCTATTTTGGTTTCCAATGCTGCTCCTGCAGGTTCCGGCTATGAGGTTGCAGTGAAAGGAAACATTACTTTAGTTGGCTTTGTGCGCAGCAATAGGTTTAATGTTTATGCTTCTACTAGTAGGATAGATTTGGATAAATAACTCAAGCTTTTTTGAGCCTTCGGCTCAAAAAACCTTGACCAAAATTTTTATCTCATTTTGCTTGAGATTTGCTATTTTTTGCTAGTTTATTTTTTAATGCTCTTAATTTTTTCATTGCTTAATCTTATTTTTTTAGTTCCTTGCACAATTTATTTTTTAATTCTCTTTTTTGACTTTAGTTAATTTTAAATATTTTAAACAAATAAAATTTATATAACTATTGTTATAATTTTTTATAAATTATTATGCTTATTTTAATTTTTCTTAAATTTAGTCAAAAAAGAGTGGTGATTAAATGTCAGATGAGAATAAAGATAATAGAGTTTATAATCTTCTAATAACTAAAGGAACAGACCCAGAAGGCCAATATGAATTTTATAAGGAGAGAATTGATAGTCAAAAGGATTTTTTATATGCTGAATATAACACTCAAGATAACGAGCTAAATGATGATTTGTTTGAAGAAGTAGATGTTATAGTATTGCTTTATGGTCTTTATCATGATAATACGGAGATTTGCGATGAGTTAATAAAAAAATCAAAAGAATTGAGCATTCCTTTTCTTTTGGTTCGCTCTTTTGGTGTTGAATGGATATTGCAGGATTTGGAAAGTAAGGCTGATGCAGTGGTTGGATGGAATGGGCATTGCATTGTTGATGCAATTAAAACCCTTGTTGATGGTGGTGGCGAGTGGATCAAACCATGTGATATTGAAGAGGAATATTAAAATATTTCCATCTATCAATATTTTATGGTTCTCTCATTATTTCTATTTTTTAAGCTTAGTAAGGTATAAATTAGCTAGAATTACAATTATGGCAAGTATGCAAAGTCCAATAATGATTGGGTTTTTTATTCCAGTCATATAGGTCATAATAACTGCAATTATTATTGCTATGATTAAAATAATTGTGTAATGTTTTGAATTAAGTTCCATATCAATTCTCCTTTCTTTAAATTCTTTACGTGAAATTGCATGATTTTTCATGAAATCGCATGTGATGTATAATTTTGTACATTTTATTCTATTGTTTGTACATAATAAAACAACTTTTTTTCATTGGATTTTTCTATATTTATTTTTGTTTTTCTATATTTTTTCTAAGGTCATTTTTTTTTTTTTTTTTATTGTGGATTAAAGAATTCAATTATTTCTTCTTTCCTTAATCAACTTTAAAAACTCCTTGGAATTTTCAAATTCTTTCATCTCCCAAGACTTTATTACTGGAATTCCATCAATGGAATCCTTAATCTTATCGTCTGCAAGGACAAAGAACGGATCTGAAGAGGTTACAAGGGAAAGATCCTTTAAGCTTATTGCCATTTTCTTCAATGTCTTTGTATTCTGCTCATCTTGAACATTTAAATTTGCAATCAAAGGGTTGTCTTTCTTTTTGGTAGCTATTTCAGCTTTTGCAAGTGCATCAAATGGGCTCTTGTTTGTGGAAACCACACCAAATCCTAATTTAGCAAGATTTTGAGCGTTTGTTCCTTGTGTCTGATTTAGATTGCTTGTATCTGCCTTTAGCTTAATGTCTTCTTGATAAGGCTCAAAAAGGTCAATGTCAAGAGTGATCTTTGTGTTTAGAATCTCTTCAAGAAGCATTGCAGTTTCTGTATTTGCCCTCACCATGCCATTTTCGTATTTGTACATGGTAGCCCTTGAAACGTGAGCAAGGTCAGCCAAATCCTTTAATGATAGGTTATATTCCTCTCTGTATTCCTTTAGGACATTTCCATTGATTTGAACATAATATCCTCCACGGTCTGCTAGAATTTCCGGATATTCGTCATAGATAATCATATTTTTAAGAGTCTGAAGCCCAATGGCTGGAAGACCATGCCTTTCATAGACAACATCCTCTTCAAGGATGTGATTTTTGGATTTTAGCCCTACTATGATTGGGCTTGCTAGGAAAACATTGGAAATCTGCCTTATTTCTTCAACGTGAGATTCGTTAATGCTATCAATATTTACGAGGATTTTTAAAAGTAGAATGAGCAGTTTCTTTCGAGCAACTATATCAAAGCAGCTTTGATCATATATATTGGATGTTTCAAAGCCCTCCTTGTTTAGCAATTGATAAACTTCTCTTATTAATTGATTCCTATTAGTTACAGCCATAGGATTACCTCGTTTTTTTGATAGTCATTACTAATTTTTCAGATAATAATTTTTAGATAATAATAATTATTTTTTTATTTTTATACATAAACTTATTAATTTCCATAAACTTATAATTTTTAAATTAAGATAATTTTTATTAATTAGTTTAAATAAATTTTAATAATATTATTATCTTTTTAGAATAATATAAAATTGACTATTTTATCTTAGCAATATTTAAAAAATTTATTAATTTCCAATTGGAAGATATGGAAATTTTATATTTTTATTCAAGTTCAGTGATTATTATGGATTATTTTTACATAGGAATAGATGATACAGACTCTCCAGATGGAATGTGCACTACATTTTTAGCATCCTCCATTTTAAATGAGTTTGAGAGGAGCAATATTAAAATTATTGATTATCCTAGGCTTATTCGATTAAATCCTTTTGCAAGGTTTAAGACTCGTGGAAACGGCGGGGTCTCATTCAAGCTAGACATTGATGAGGATACTGATTTGGCAAAGGAGATTGTGCTAGGTTATGTAAGGGAGCTTTCCATGTTTGACTGTGACAACACAAACCCTGGAGTTGTCTTCTATGAGGGTGAAATCACTGAAGAGATGGTTGATTATGCATTTAAGGCAATTTATTCCATTATCACTATAGAGGAAGCCGAAGAATTTGCAAACCATATTGGGGCTGAAATTTATAAGTTCAAAAAGGGAAGGGGAATAATTGGCTCAATTGCAGCTATTTCCTGCCCTTTAGAGGATTACACCTATGAGCTTTTGGCGTATAGGGAACCTTCAAGATATGGGACTCTTAGAAACATTGATTATGATTCTGTTGTTAGAATGGATAAGGAAACTTACCCTGAAACCTTTGAAAATATCGATGGCAAGTATTTGGCCATAGAGCCTAAGACTCCATGTCCTGTTTTATATGGAATTAGATCAAACAGTCCTGAGGTATTGGAAAAGGCAAGGGAAATGGTCATTCCAAATGAAACCATTGCAGACAGTTGCATATTTAAGACAAATCAGCATACTGACATGCATATTCAAAATGCAGATAGGATAAGTGACATGAAGCAATATTCCTGCTATAGGATAAGGGGAACCGTCAAGGAAAGGCCACATATAATCGAAGGAGGCCATATGTTTTTCACTTTATATGATGATTCCGGCGAGATAGAGTGTGGAGCATACGAACCAACCAAGGACTTTAGAAAGATCGTTGCCAAATTAAGAGAAGGGGACGTTATTGAACTCTATGGGGGAATAGGCGAGCAAAATACATTTAATATAGAAAAATTCCAAGTCATTAAGCTAAATGAATTTGTATATAGAAACCCTGTTTGCGGATGTGGCAAAAGAATGAGCTCTGCTGGAAGAGGAAAGGGATTCAAGTGCAAAAGCTGTGGAAAACGTATAGAATCAGATGAAAAGGTGCCTGAAAAGATTGATAGAACTTTAATTAATGGCAAATTCTATGAAACTCCAGTCTCAGCAAGGAGACACTTGTCTAAACCGTTGATTCGTATGGATTTGGATTAGTTTTTTTCTAATAGTCTGATTTAATTCTTATTTTTTTTATAGTTTTTGATTATTTTCACGATATCATGGATTTTAATTTTTTTCTATAATTTTTAATCCTTTTTAAAACTTTTCCGGAATATTTTTTTCCCCAATTTCTTATTAACTGGGATTAGTTTTTTTCCCTATTTTTGGAGTAAAATAAATGCCTTTTTAGCTATTTTTTATGGATTTATCTAGAATTTTTATAAAATTTCCTAACGTTTTTTAAAATTTTTAATATTTTTTATAAAAATGAATAGTTTTAATAAAGCCATTCAGTGCCACTAATAAATTATCATTATTTATAATTTTTTAGAATAAAATAGATTAATTTATAAATAAGAAACTTAAAACTTAAATTAAAGAAAGTCTTAGTTAATTTAATATAATCATTTGAATCATGATAATTCGTGATAATTCGTGATAATTCGTGATAGTTCGTGATAATTCATTATAGATTCATATTAAATCATTAAATCATTTTTGATTATTATTTTATGAATAACTGCTTTCGATATTTATTTTTATTTAGTTTTTATACAATTATAGGTGGGATTTTATTACTGATCAATCTTCACATCCATTTAGGGAAAAAACGGATAGAGCAATTAAAAAGAGACCTCCATGGAAGGAGTATAACCTCCACATTGTTGTCTTCCTTTTGGTTGTTATCTCCATGGCTATCGGTGTAAAGGAGATTAAGATTACCGACACCATCAGTATCCTATTATTACCTTTGATTTATGCCTTGGTTTTAGGTTTAGCCCTTTATTTGGCAAAGCCTATTAAGTTTATAGGCAGAAAGCAATCTAAGGTAGCTGAAGGGGCTATGGTTCTATTTATTGGTGTATTAATTACCAAATTGGCTATTTCAAGCGGTCAAGCCATAGCCAGTATTTTCCAAGTGGGGCCTGCTCTTCTCTTGCAGCAGATAGGTAATTTAGGTACTCTTATAGCATTGCCTATAGCACTCTTTTTCGGCTTTAGAAGGGAAGTCATCGGTATGACAAGTTCCATTTGCCGTGAACCTAACTTAGGAGTCATTATCGACAAATACGGTTTTAAATCTCCAGAGACCCGCGGAGTATTGGCTGTTTTTGTTATCGGATCCATTTTAGGTACTCCATTCATCAGCTTCCTATCAAGCATAAGCGCTTCACTGATTCCTATGCACCCATATGCCTATGCAATGGCTTCAGGTGTGGGAAGCGCAAGTATGAATGCCGCTGCCCTTGCTCCTTTGATGCATATGTTTCCATCAATGGCTACTGATTTGGAGGCTTTTGCCGGATGCAGTAACCTTCTTTCATTCTGTTTCGGTATCTATATGTGTATATTTGTATCATTGCCTCTTGCAGAGCGTATGTATAAGTGGCTATCCCCTCATATAGGCCATGACAAAGAGGAAACAATTGACGATGAGTATGCAATCGAAGGGGTAAAGCATGATAAGTATGCATCTAAGGAAGAGTTAAGTTCAGGAAAGATTAAAAGATGGGCTACATTCCTTCTTATATTCTCATTCACCGTTGCTGTAGGAAATTATATAGGATATCACACTTCATTGCTGGATTCATTCATTGGAATGATCATTATTTCACTTATAACCATTCTGGGAATGTCTCTTGAAAGGATAATTCCTTGGAATATTCAATCAATCATTTATATAAGCCTGATTGGTATAATTGTGGCTATTCCAGGCATGCCAACTGCTGATTTCATTGTGCGTTATGTTTCTCAAATTGATCTGACCACAATATGTACTGCATTCCTGGCTTATGTAGGTATAGCTATAGGAAATGATTGGGAAGAGTTTAAAAAGATTGGTTGGAGAGGAATCATTATCACTCTAATTGTAATTTCTGGAACTTATTTATGTTCAGCAGGAATTGCTCATTTGACTTTAGTGGCTACTGGAATGGTATAATTAGCTTAATGGGGTCTTTAAAAATAGTTTTTGCTTTAGCTTTTTTTATATATTTTTTTATATTTTTTAATTCCAAAAATTTTTTTAAATTTTTAATTTTGACATTTTAATCTTATTTTAAAAAAAGTAAAAAGATAGAATTAAAATTCTATCTAAAATTGTTTTTCTTCTTATTTTATTTTTCAGACTTTAACTTATTCTAGTTAATTTAATCGTCCTTATTTTTTCTTCTAAATGCAAATAGAACCAATAGGATTAATGCAATTGGTATGATTAATAAAGAATAATTTATATCAAATAATTTGGTCTCATTTTCATCGATTTCCTTATTAGAACTCTCATTATTCAAATCAGTTTTTTTATCAGAATAATTCATATCCTTATTATTGGAGTTTGAATCATCATTATTTTCATTATTTTCTTTTAAATTTAAATAATCATTGTCTAAATTTGAATCAATAGAATTTAAAAGACTATTTTTCATTTTAGAATATCTTAAACCATTTTTATTATAATAATTCTTATTATTATCATTATTCTTATTGCCATTGCTTTGATGATTGTTTGGATTATTGGACTTATTGGAGTCATCTGAATCATCAGTAACATTATCTGAATTATCATTTGAATTATTCGGATTATCTGATTCATCATTGGAGTCATTTGAATCGTCTGAATCCTCGGAATCATCATCCGATTCATTGTTTTCCAAAACATCTAAGCTGACAATCTCATTATCCAAAATTGCATTTACTGTCTTTGCAAGCTTCATATCAGTTGAAGTGGAAGCTGAACCATTAACAATATTCAAATTGTACTTAATTTTACTGTCTTCGCTTACCACTTGAATACTTGATTTTAAAATAGGCAATTTATCTGGATTCTCTAATTTGAAGCTATTGTTGTTTTTATCCTTTCCATTAAGGCTTATGGTCAAATTAGAGACCTTTTTTTGCATAAGGGGGGTTGAATTGGTAAAATTCATTTCAATCCATTTGAAGTCTTCATCAATATTGAAGTTTAAGAGTTCATCAAAGTTTGGATTGTTTTCTCCCCACCAATTATTGCTTATTAATAAGTAATCTCCGCTATCATAAAGCCCATCTCCCTCTGGAGCGGAATTATCCAATATTTGGCAATACTCTATATTTGTATCTTTTCTAGAGATAATGGCTCCGCCGTAGTTTTGAGCGGTATTGTTTACTAGAACGGATCCGCTCATATAAAGCTTGCCATTATTGTCAATCGCCCCTCCGTTGTTTGTGACCTTATTGTTTGTGAAAGTGGAGTTTGTGACAGTCAAATCTCCCCCATTGTCAATTGCACCTGCACCAAATGCCTTGTTTCTGCTGAATAAGGAGTTTTGGATTGTCATGATTGCGCTATTATCAATTGCAGCACCATAACTTAAGGCATTGTTCAATAGAAACAGTGAGGAGTCTATAAATATATTCCCTTCTCTTGTAAAGATTACTCCGCCTTCATCTGCTCCGCTTGTTTGCTTAAATATGGAATCTTTAATCTTAATGTTTCCGTTTACGCTTAAGATGACTCCTGCTTTGTGGCTTACAGATTGTTTGGTAAAGTTAGAGCTCTCTATTAAAAAGTCTCCTAAGTTATAGATTCCTGCAGCTTCATAGGCTTTATTTGAATCAAAAGAGGATTTGTTTACTGTTAGGTTCTTTTGATTATAGATTGCTCCACCGTAATTGGCTTCATTTGAGTTTAGGGTGCTTTTTTCTATAATCAATTTTCCTTTATTGAATATTGCTCCTCCAGTTTCTCCAGAGTTGCCATTTAAGGTGGAATCACTTATTTTTGCTGATATGTCTCCTATGAAGACTCCGCCTCCGGAATTTCCATTATTGTCCTTTATATTAGTGTTATGGATTTCTGCAGGGTGCTTGTCAGCATAGATT
Encoded here:
- a CDS encoding Mov34/MPN/PAD-1 family protein, which produces MGFKDLISKLNEKNHFEKVCIDQTVIDSIIYYSKKSYPDEFLAMFDGFVKNEVLYISGLIFLGGERSHTSASFNDWLLPPDQKKWGTVHSHPGLNARPSGADLTTFSKYGSFHIILCEPYSLETMMAYDSYGNMRGFEVGNFVDGKDDEIYKDLEELRKEIEEEDGELTPSIFDLDQDLSFFDSEEVKTNKYSHELEDEFGNLALDNDGSNDFDSNNFSEDINSNNPNSNDFTSNRFYPSRNVSDEDLGSIDLNPQVIRIGGEKVNGQSPKLGIIIEFRDGKPILKSYTVDSQENEDSQEKEDSDK
- the serA gene encoding phosphoglycerate dehydrogenase, with the translated sequence MKALVADAINEKGIENLKEVCDVVVDTSITPEELLETIGEYDAILIRSRTKLPAEVIEKADNLKIIARAGVGVDNVDVNAATKKGIMVVNAPESTSITVAEHTMGLILSTIRKIAIADKSTKAGKWEKKAFMGMELRNKTLGVIGMGRIGSQVVNRCKAFEMDAIAYDPYLPPEVAKNMGVELYEDIEDVLTRADIITIHVPLTPETEHSISTEQFKMMKDTALIFNCARGGVIDEDALYEALVNGEILGAGLDVYEKEPATNNKLFELDNIVCTPHIAASTKEAQRDAAIIVANEVITLFKGGMPKNIINMPRMNNSEFEETNDYLELCEKLGSFITQATSSPINKLEITYKGEINKLPSKDLFTRTILQGILNPVTETAVNAVNATTVAKARGISITEAVSDDSEGYDTLIKVAAKTKEGQMSAEGTYLHEAKIIKVNGYWVDVKPEGNMFIAKYKDIPGSIGAIGTKFGEENINIGIMQVGRDSTGGEAIMILTLDERPSKEAVKKIKDLDNVSDATCLKL
- a CDS encoding heavy metal-binding domain-containing protein; the protein is MVKFEEFPISSANYIPGYKVVEEKGFVYGLTVRARGLGGDIGAGLKGILGGEIKQYVKMMEESREESIGRCIEHAKELGANAIISVRLDSDSISQNMQEVLAYGTAVVIEKE
- the fdhD gene encoding formate dehydrogenase accessory sulfurtransferase FdhD; the protein is MDYLKKIPAIRWKDGKYEEVEEKTVSDENIYFYIDLLPPRKFSTYPADLEDFGVGYCLGDGLVNSYDDILSIDIDGKHITIKTKFNHGADEDNKEADEEKPDVDADVLGYQSVMSDSAGGWRSELKKIEPIESDLVVNASEIIENMKRLTAKAEIWQATGSVHVAQLVYGDKFITREDVSRHVAVDKVIGAAAKAGFDLSKCYVTYSGRMPADMVIKMVRVGVPILVSNAAPAGSGYEVAVKGNITLVGFVRSNRFNVYASTSRIDLDK
- a CDS encoding transcriptional regulator, translating into MAVTNRNQLIREVYQLLNKEGFETSNIYDQSCFDIVARKKLLILLLKILVNIDSINESHVEEIRQISNVFLASPIIVGLKSKNHILEEDVVYERHGLPAIGLQTLKNMIIYDEYPEILADRGGYYVQINGNVLKEYREEYNLSLKDLADLAHVSRATMYKYENGMVRANTETAMLLEEILNTKITLDIDLFEPYQEDIKLKADTSNLNQTQGTNAQNLAKLGFGVVSTNKSPFDALAKAEIATKKKDNPLIANLNVQDEQNTKTLKKMAISLKDLSLVTSSDPFFVLADDKIKDSIDGIPVIKSWEMKEFENSKEFLKLIKERRNN
- a CDS encoding TiaS agmantine-binding domain-containing protein, whose translation is MDYFYIGIDDTDSPDGMCTTFLASSILNEFERSNIKIIDYPRLIRLNPFARFKTRGNGGVSFKLDIDEDTDLAKEIVLGYVRELSMFDCDNTNPGVVFYEGEITEEMVDYAFKAIYSIITIEEAEEFANHIGAEIYKFKKGRGIIGSIAAISCPLEDYTYELLAYREPSRYGTLRNIDYDSVVRMDKETYPETFENIDGKYLAIEPKTPCPVLYGIRSNSPEVLEKAREMVIPNETIADSCIFKTNQHTDMHIQNADRISDMKQYSCYRIRGTVKERPHIIEGGHMFFTLYDDSGEIECGAYEPTKDFRKIVAKLREGDVIELYGGIGEQNTFNIEKFQVIKLNEFVYRNPVCGCGKRMSSAGRGKGFKCKSCGKRIESDEKVPEKIDRTLINGKFYETPVSARRHLSKPLIRMDLD